A window from Amblyomma americanum isolate KBUSLIRL-KWMA chromosome 7, ASM5285725v1, whole genome shotgun sequence encodes these proteins:
- the LOC144097626 gene encoding uncharacterized protein LOC144097626 — protein sequence MCEYISGSAGGASLKLDRLPPGAQPVKQKTKKKEMMDSHSPNAGAGSSFSGRSPATGPPILRLERNKVTGVVAGAACSLSLVAATCLIIWLLVTQQAWEHRVNTTDAPFCCPDEAAQLFAVISRSVPPCSDFFAYVCYNAIKDGFIQEGVSLDILHNIKGNIIRGVDRYGSPAAAALHGFYTSCLNEIWQRDRRQREIASVLLDEVGANETMGHAELLRFALASHKRYRLNFFFTITDHKFFTMIDRNYVRSSDYKRFCEDDCFLVALSVVNARLRTNYTRGDFFAWERQLPGDDEDDGNYELATEELLDALGNMNTSLLEAILREFFPSFNLTTPAYATAKKGLLDDIRILWNVSNQPLSLLYMLTTVVIDAISQIQIDKVLDAPTPRTWRICDAHGQKHNELWHATYVAALTSPAKNRRMRAVFEATREAMVNYAPLRRLVAAGNQTEHLDALLGNMSLVLPSDLVLGHVAVPVMPPRGFVRNYFRGLSFEFDVKREKLRRGIFTPLLAGAVHHGMERINETSLYVPPTAYSTLGANTSSPLLVDASMIATDMAALIWRCIRLHEHWKSKTIVAFEYHSECILQPLSGWSWHAEELLGSTVAVQVAADVAASGSAVPSSGSPTATDWNQVRTIWSLYRMSKAQFFYARYAYFRCSVDREARFFVNEPLRRSADFGVAFQCAPRHLINITACADVPQ from the exons ATGTGCGAGTATATTAGTGGCTCTGCCGGTGGTGCGTCGTTGAAGTTGGACCGCCTGCCGCCCGGTGCCCAGCCT GTAAagcagaagacgaagaagaaggagatGATGGACTCGCACAGTCCGAACGCTGGTGCAGGATCTTCCTTTTCCGGCCGCTCGCCAGCTACTGGACCGCCAATTCTGCGGCTCGAGCGAAACAAGGTGACCGGGGTCGTCGCTGGCGCCGCCTGTTCGCTGTCCCTGGTGGCGGCCACCTGCTTGATAATATGGCTGCTCGTCACGCAGCAAGCCTGGGAGCACAGGGTGAACACCACCGACGCGCCCTTCTGCTGCCCCGACGAAGCCGCCCAGCTGTTCGCTGTCATCAGCCGAAGCGTTCCGCCCTGCAGCGACTTCTTCGCTTACGTCTGCTACAACGCCATCAAGGACGGCTTCATTCAGGAAGGCGTCAGCCTGGACATACTG CATAATATCAAGGGTAATATCATCAGAGGCGTCGACCGCTATGGATCACCAGCGGCCGCGGCGCTTCACGGCTTCTACACGTCCTGTCTGAACGAGATATGGCAGCGCGACAGGCGCCAAAGAGAGATCGCCTCTGTTCTTCTCGATGAGGTCGGCGCGAACGAGACCATGGGACACGCTGAACTGCTTCGCTTCGCCCTTGCCTCGCACAAGCGATATCGGCTCAACTTTTTCTTCACCATCACTGACCACAAATTTTTCACCATGATCGATCGAAACTACGTTAGAAGCAGCGACTACAAGCGTTTCTGCGAGGACGACTGCTTCCTCGTCGCGCTGTCTGTCGTCAACGCTCGCTTGCGCACCAATTACACTCGAGGCGACTTTTTCGCCTGGGAGCGACAGTTGCCAGGCGACGACGAAGACGACGGTAACTATGAGTTGGCCACGGAAGAACTTCTTGACGCCTTAGGAAACATGAACACGTCGTTGCTGGAAGCCATTTTGAGAGAGTTCTTCCCCAGCTTCAATCTAACCACGCCCGCATACGCGACCGCCAAGAAGGGCCTGCTCGACGATATTCGCATCCTGTGGAACGTCTCGAATCAACCTCTGTCGCTACTGTACATGCTGACGACTGTCGTGATAGACGCAATTAGCCAGATCCAGATAGACAAGGTGCTGGACGCTCCGACGCCGCGCACGTGGCGCATTTGCGACGCCCACGGCCAAAAGCACAACGAACTCTGGCACGCCACGTACGTCGCAGCCCTCACGAGTCCCGCCAAGAACCGCCGAATGCGCGCCGTCTTCGAGGCGACCCGAGAGGCCATGGTTAACTACGCGCCGCTCCGGAGACTCGTGGCGGCCGGCAACCAGACGGAGCACCTGGACGCTCTCCTTGGGAACATGTCCCTCGTGCTTCCCAGCGACCTCGTCCTTGGGCACGTGGCTGTGCCCGTCATGCCTCCTCGCGGCTTCGTGCGAAACTACTTTCGGGGGCTGAGCTTCGAGTTCGACGTCAAGCGGGAGAAGCTGCGTCGGGGCATATTCACGCCCCTGCTTGCGGGTGCCGTGCACCACGGCATGGAGCGCATCAACGAGACGAGCTTGTACGTGCCACCGACGGCGTACAGCACGCTGGGCGCCAACACCAGCAGTCCTCTGCTCGTCGACGCATCCATGATTGCGACAGACATGGCGGCCCTGATATGGAGGTGCATCAGGCTGCACGAGCACTGGAAGTCTAAGACGATTGTTGCTTTCGAGTACCACAG CGAGTGCATATTGCAGCCCCTGTCGGGATGGAGCTGGCACGCCGAAGAACTCTTGGGGTCGACTGTAGCCGTGCAAGTCGCCGCCGATGTAGCGGCTTCGGGGAGCGCCGTCCCTTCCTCCGGCTCACCGACGGCAACGGACTGGAATCAAGTGAGGACAATCTGGAGCCTCTACCGGATGTCCAAGGCGCAGTTCTTCTACGCGCGCTATGCCTACTTCCGGTGTAGTGTTGACAGGGAAGCCAGGTTTTTTGTGAACGAGCCGCTGAGGCGCAGCGCTGACTTTGGCGTTGCGTTTCAGTGTGCACCGCGCCACCTGATCAACATTACCGCGTGCGCGGACGTCCCCCAGTGA